In one window of Rhodanobacter sp. FDAARGOS 1247 DNA:
- the efp gene encoding elongation factor P yields the protein MATLGLNDVKTGKKILHNGDPWIITEADFIKPGKGQAFTRIRIRNLKDGRTTEQTLKSSDSFEEADATDTDMQLSFIDGIGKDKVWHFMNMETFEMVPASLAAMGDAWKWLKGEEECVVTLFNGGIVAVQAPKFVELKIVETDPGVRGDTSGGGGKPATLETGAVVRVPLFVNQDEVIKVDTRTGEYDSRVK from the coding sequence ATGGCGACCCTTGGCCTCAACGACGTCAAAACGGGCAAGAAGATCCTTCACAACGGCGATCCCTGGATCATCACCGAAGCGGACTTCATCAAGCCCGGCAAGGGTCAGGCGTTCACCCGCATCCGCATCCGCAACCTGAAGGACGGCCGCACCACCGAGCAGACGCTGAAGTCCAGCGACTCGTTCGAGGAAGCGGACGCCACCGACACCGACATGCAGCTGTCCTTCATCGACGGCATCGGCAAGGACAAGGTGTGGCACTTCATGAACATGGAAACCTTCGAGATGGTGCCGGCCTCGCTGGCTGCCATGGGCGATGCGTGGAAGTGGCTGAAGGGCGAGGAGGAGTGCGTGGTCACCCTGTTCAACGGCGGCATCGTCGCGGTGCAGGCGCCGAAGTTCGTCGAGCTGAAGATCGTCGAGACCGATCCGGGCGTGCGCGGCGACACCTCGGGCGGCGGCGGCAAGCCGGCCACGCTGGAGACGGGAGCCGTGGTGCGCGTGCCGCTGTTCGTCAACCAGGATGAAGTCATCAAGGTCGATACCCGCACCGGCGAATACGACAGCCGCGTCAAGTGA
- a CDS encoding TRZ/ATZ family hydrolase: MSQSHPQPVDLIIEARWVVPVEPHAVVLEDHAVAVDGDRIVALLPIADARAAYAPRERVELGEHALIPGLVNSHTHNPMTLLRGLADDLPLMVWLQQHIWPAEAKVIGPEFVRDGVELAVAEMLRGGTTCANENYFFPDVIGATYRKLGFRAVVGLPVIEFPTAWAKTQDEYFERAGEVHDSFLGDSLLTTAFVPHAPYTVSDESFERIRVLADQLDIPVHLHTHETAQEVEDEKAKSGLRPFQRLQKLGLVNDRLVAVHMTQLTEGEIAACAAAGVSVVHCPESNLKLASGFCPAEKLRAAGVNVAIGTDGCASNNDLDMFGEMRTAALLAKAVAGDAAAFDAAFALRAATLNGARAIGLEAKIGSIEVGKQADFAAVRLSDLETQPMFHVISQLVYATGRHQVSDVWIAGVRKLAARELVDMDTGAILARTRAWRERIASA, translated from the coding sequence ATGAGCCAGTCCCATCCGCAACCCGTCGACCTGATCATCGAGGCACGCTGGGTGGTGCCGGTGGAGCCGCATGCGGTGGTGCTGGAGGATCACGCGGTGGCGGTCGACGGCGACCGCATCGTGGCCTTGCTGCCGATCGCCGACGCTCGCGCGGCCTATGCGCCGCGCGAGCGGGTCGAGCTGGGCGAGCACGCATTGATCCCCGGCCTGGTCAACAGCCACACGCACAATCCGATGACCCTGCTGCGTGGCCTGGCCGACGACCTGCCGCTGATGGTGTGGCTGCAGCAGCACATCTGGCCGGCCGAGGCCAAGGTGATCGGTCCGGAGTTCGTGCGTGACGGCGTCGAGCTGGCGGTGGCCGAGATGCTGCGCGGCGGCACCACCTGCGCCAACGAAAATTATTTCTTCCCCGACGTGATCGGCGCCACCTACCGCAAGCTGGGTTTTCGCGCGGTGGTCGGCCTGCCGGTGATCGAGTTTCCCACCGCCTGGGCGAAAACCCAGGACGAGTACTTCGAGCGCGCCGGCGAAGTGCATGACAGCTTCCTCGGCGACAGCCTGCTGACCACCGCGTTCGTGCCGCATGCGCCTTACACGGTGTCGGACGAAAGCTTCGAGCGCATCCGCGTGCTGGCCGACCAGCTCGACATCCCGGTCCACCTGCACACCCACGAAACCGCGCAGGAGGTGGAGGACGAAAAGGCCAAGAGCGGGCTGCGACCGTTCCAGCGCCTGCAGAAGCTGGGCCTGGTCAACGACCGGCTGGTCGCGGTGCACATGACCCAGCTGACCGAGGGCGAGATCGCCGCGTGTGCGGCCGCCGGCGTGTCGGTGGTGCACTGCCCGGAGTCGAACCTCAAGCTGGCTTCCGGCTTCTGCCCCGCCGAGAAGCTGCGCGCCGCCGGCGTCAACGTGGCGATCGGCACCGATGGCTGCGCTTCCAACAACGACCTGGACATGTTCGGCGAAATGCGTACCGCGGCCCTGCTGGCCAAGGCAGTCGCCGGCGATGCCGCCGCGTTCGATGCGGCCTTCGCGTTGCGCGCGGCCACGCTCAACGGCGCCAGGGCGATCGGACTGGAAGCGAAGATCGGCTCGATCGAGGTGGGCAAGCAGGCGGACTTCGCCGCCGTGCGGCTGAGTGACCTGGAGACCCAGCCGATGTTCCACGTGATCTCGCAGCTGGTCTATGCGACGGGTCGGCACCAGGTCAGCGACGTGTGGATTGCCGGCGTGCGCAAGCTCGCCGCGCGCGAGCTGGTGGACATGGACACCGGCGCGATCCTGGCCCGCACGCGCGCCTGGCGCGAGCGCATTGCCTCGGCTTGA
- a CDS encoding YciI family protein, with amino-acid sequence MNRYLILLMRRPHLDPAVLPLHRAYLEGLREQGQVELYGGFGDKSGGAYVLRASDMAQATAIAHNDPAHISGGWDITVHEWLT; translated from the coding sequence ATGAACCGCTACCTGATCCTGTTGATGCGCCGCCCCCATCTCGACCCTGCCGTACTACCGCTGCATCGGGCGTATCTGGAGGGCCTGCGCGAACAGGGGCAGGTCGAGCTTTACGGCGGCTTCGGCGACAAGTCCGGCGGTGCCTACGTGTTGCGTGCCAGCGACATGGCGCAGGCGACGGCCATCGCGCACAACGACCCGGCGCACATCAGCGGCGGATGGGACATCACCGTGCATGAATGGCTGACCTGA
- the ubiG gene encoding bifunctional 2-polyprenyl-6-hydroxyphenol methylase/3-demethylubiquinol 3-O-methyltransferase UbiG — MTTTNVSPEEIARFDSLAARWWDPDGESRPLHDLNPVRAAYIAARADLRDAKVADVGCGGGLLSEALARAGARVTGIDLGSKVIDVARLHLYESKLSVDYRVQSSAELAAVEAGSFDAVCCMELIEHVPDPEALVNDLATMLKPGARLFMSTINRTPAAFGAAIIGAEYVMRMLPRGTHHYAQFLKPSELGRLLRHAGLELEDVSGLGYNPLTRKAWLGRITAVNYVLCARKPA, encoded by the coding sequence ATGACCACCACCAACGTGAGCCCCGAGGAAATCGCCCGTTTCGACAGCCTGGCGGCGCGCTGGTGGGACCCTGACGGCGAGTCGCGTCCGCTGCATGACCTCAACCCGGTACGCGCGGCGTACATTGCCGCGCGCGCCGACCTGCGCGATGCGAAGGTGGCCGACGTCGGCTGCGGCGGCGGCCTGCTCAGCGAAGCGCTGGCGCGCGCCGGTGCCCGGGTCACCGGCATCGACCTGGGCAGCAAGGTCATCGACGTGGCGCGGCTGCACCTGTACGAATCGAAGCTGAGCGTGGATTATCGCGTGCAGTCCTCGGCCGAACTGGCGGCAGTCGAAGCAGGGAGTTTCGACGCGGTGTGCTGCATGGAGCTGATCGAGCACGTGCCGGACCCCGAAGCCCTGGTGAACGACCTCGCCACGATGCTGAAACCGGGAGCGCGCCTGTTCATGTCCACCATCAACCGCACCCCGGCCGCGTTCGGCGCGGCCATCATCGGGGCGGAGTACGTGATGCGCATGCTGCCGCGGGGCACCCACCATTACGCCCAGTTCCTGAAGCCGTCCGAACTGGGCCGGCTGCTGCGTCATGCCGGGCTGGAGCTGGAGGATGTTTCCGGGCTGGGCTACAACCCGCTCACGCGCAAGGCGTGGCTGGGCAGGATCACGGCGGTCAACTACGTGCTGTGCGCACGCAAGCCGGCATGA
- the gph gene encoding phosphoglycolate phosphatase (PGP is an essential enzyme in the glycolate salvage pathway in higher organisms (photorespiration in plants). Phosphoglycolate results from the oxidase activity of RubisCO in the Calvin cycle when concentrations of carbon dioxide are low relative to oxygen. This enzyme is a member of the Haloacid Dehalogenase (HAD) superfamily of aspartate-nucleophile hydrolase enzymes (PF00702).) has product MSRPLPENVQGVLFDLDGTLLDSAPDLYAALLAQCAEEGAVPPPYAPVREVVSRGARAVLRCAFAGRGEDGVLALVPRYLELYRQVMARQTRAFEGVDDLLARIEARGLRWGIVTNKAAFLTDELVRRIGWSERASAVVSGDTLPVKKPDPAPVLLACERAGLTPARCLFVGDDRRDIEAGAAAGLYTVAVSWGYLDGGDPHGWGADVVLNHPAELAALLQLESSVA; this is encoded by the coding sequence ATGAGCCGTCCGCTCCCGGAAAACGTTCAAGGCGTGCTGTTCGATCTGGACGGCACCCTGCTCGACAGTGCTCCGGACCTGTACGCGGCCCTGCTCGCCCAGTGCGCGGAGGAGGGCGCGGTCCCGCCGCCTTACGCACCGGTGCGCGAGGTGGTGTCGCGCGGCGCGCGCGCCGTGCTGCGCTGCGCGTTCGCCGGGCGCGGCGAGGACGGCGTGCTGGCCCTGGTGCCCCGTTACCTGGAGCTCTACCGGCAGGTCATGGCCCGGCAGACCCGCGCCTTCGAGGGCGTGGACGACTTGCTGGCGCGGATCGAGGCGCGAGGCTTGCGCTGGGGCATCGTCACCAACAAGGCGGCCTTCCTCACCGATGAACTGGTGCGACGCATCGGCTGGAGCGAGCGGGCCAGCGCCGTGGTTTCCGGCGATACCCTGCCGGTGAAGAAACCCGATCCGGCGCCGGTGCTGCTGGCCTGCGAACGCGCAGGGCTGACGCCGGCGCGTTGCCTGTTCGTCGGCGACGATCGGCGCGACATCGAGGCCGGCGCCGCGGCCGGCCTGTACACGGTGGCGGTGAGCTGGGGGTATCTCGACGGCGGCGACCCGCATGGCTGGGGCGCCGACGTGGTGCTGAACCATCCGGCCGAACTGGCAGCATTGCTGCAACTGGAATCGAGCGTCGCATGA
- a CDS encoding phytoene synthase: MIELVEQSAVLQGFIDKWLAVQPQQRIALAFVDGRRYPGHVALAALEQELLGAAYGIREPQVAAAKLNWWAEELAGAAASGGRHPLSQVLFDDERAHAIASELWLAPVIAAMAQLEQGTAADFTAQIAAAMPLHGALAALETAWWYGAAASAERAAQVAVLNHLLYALLRLDTDAERDRLPLPMARLARHGLDRTQLRSASAARQQAIQAQLEDLLGSWRASTAVSGPLSVFRSLESRHASKLARRAARSGDALATLQAGQPRTGLSTTLQAWQAARAWQRQRP; encoded by the coding sequence ATGATCGAGCTGGTCGAACAGAGTGCGGTACTGCAGGGCTTCATCGACAAATGGCTGGCGGTGCAGCCGCAGCAGCGGATCGCCCTGGCGTTTGTCGACGGCCGCCGTTACCCGGGCCATGTCGCGCTGGCCGCGCTCGAACAGGAGCTGCTGGGCGCCGCCTACGGCATCCGCGAACCGCAGGTGGCCGCGGCCAAGCTCAACTGGTGGGCCGAGGAGCTGGCCGGTGCCGCGGCCAGCGGCGGCCGTCATCCGCTGAGCCAGGTGCTGTTCGACGACGAGCGGGCGCACGCCATCGCCAGCGAACTGTGGCTGGCGCCGGTCATCGCGGCCATGGCACAGCTGGAGCAGGGCACGGCGGCGGATTTCACGGCGCAGATCGCCGCGGCGATGCCCCTGCATGGCGCGCTGGCTGCGCTGGAGACGGCCTGGTGGTATGGCGCGGCGGCGTCGGCCGAGCGGGCCGCGCAGGTCGCCGTGCTGAATCACCTGTTGTACGCGCTGCTGCGGCTGGATACCGATGCCGAGCGCGACCGCCTGCCGCTGCCGATGGCGCGGCTGGCGCGACATGGCCTAGATCGCACCCAACTGCGCAGCGCCAGCGCGGCGCGGCAGCAGGCGATCCAGGCGCAACTGGAAGACCTGCTGGGCAGCTGGCGCGCGTCGACGGCCGTGAGTGGTCCGCTCAGCGTGTTTCGCTCACTGGAGTCCCGCCACGCCAGCAAGCTGGCACGGCGCGCCGCGCGTTCCGGCGATGCGCTGGCCACGCTGCAGGCCGGTCAGCCGCGTACCGGACTGTCGACCACCTTGCAGGCGTGGCAGGCAGCACGCGCGTGGCAGCGTCAGCGGCCGTAA
- the folE2 gene encoding GTP cyclohydrolase FolE2 — MPNQENTARLLPDVAVHAQPHLAGALDWVGMADIQVPVLFDAGDGQPQRASARVGAFVNLKRPDKRGIHMSRLYLQVEQALSTQTLGADMLHALLRGFLDSHGDLSDRACLSIRFEHLVRRPALKSANSGWRAYPVCIEASLTGDEFLLEFGTEVIYSSTCPASAALSRQLIQDQFASDFGADQPLDHAAVLAWLGSEKGIVATPHAQRSVARLRVRPVPGAGFHLVGLIDGVEHALGTPVQTAVKREDEQAFALANGGNLMFCEDAARRIQKSLDADATLSDFHIRVEHQESLHPHDAVAYASKGVEGGYGSAP, encoded by the coding sequence ATGCCGAACCAGGAAAATACCGCCCGTCTGCTGCCCGACGTTGCCGTCCATGCGCAGCCCCATCTTGCCGGCGCGCTGGACTGGGTCGGCATGGCCGACATCCAGGTGCCGGTGCTGTTCGATGCCGGCGATGGCCAGCCGCAACGTGCCAGTGCGCGGGTGGGCGCCTTCGTCAACCTGAAGCGGCCCGACAAGCGGGGCATCCACATGTCGCGGCTGTACCTGCAGGTCGAGCAGGCACTGAGCACGCAGACGCTGGGTGCCGACATGCTGCATGCGCTGCTGCGCGGCTTCCTCGATTCGCATGGCGACCTGTCCGACCGCGCCTGCCTCAGCATCCGTTTCGAACACCTGGTGCGCCGCCCTGCGCTGAAGAGCGCCAACAGCGGCTGGCGCGCCTATCCGGTCTGCATCGAAGCCAGCCTCACCGGCGACGAGTTCCTGCTCGAATTCGGCACCGAGGTGATCTACTCCTCGACCTGTCCGGCATCCGCCGCCTTGTCGCGCCAGTTGATCCAGGACCAGTTCGCCAGCGACTTCGGCGCGGATCAGCCGCTCGACCATGCCGCCGTGCTGGCCTGGCTGGGCAGCGAGAAGGGCATCGTGGCCACGCCACACGCCCAGCGCAGCGTGGCGCGTCTGCGCGTGCGTCCCGTGCCGGGTGCCGGCTTCCACCTGGTCGGCCTGATCGATGGCGTCGAGCACGCGCTGGGCACGCCGGTGCAGACGGCCGTGAAGCGCGAGGACGAGCAGGCTTTCGCGCTGGCCAACGGTGGCAACCTGATGTTTTGCGAAGACGCCGCCCGGCGCATCCAGAAGTCCCTCGATGCGGACGCCACCCTCAGCGACTTCCATATCCGCGTGGAGCACCAGGAAAGCCTGCACCCGCATGATGCGGTGGCCTACGCCAGCAAGGGCGTGGAAGGCGGCTACGGCTCCGCGCCGTAG
- the yidD gene encoding membrane protein insertion efficiency factor YidD: MNIPTRFILWLLHLYKRWLSPLLGPRCRFQPSCSDYARIAVTRFGPWRGSLLTGWRLLRCQPLCDGGDDPVPEHFHFSRCRHQGDSVDTQ; encoded by the coding sequence GTGAATATCCCGACCCGATTCATACTGTGGTTGCTGCATTTGTACAAGCGCTGGCTCAGTCCCCTGCTCGGCCCGCGCTGCCGCTTCCAGCCCAGTTGCTCCGATTATGCACGGATTGCCGTCACGCGCTTCGGCCCCTGGCGCGGCAGCCTGCTGACCGGCTGGCGGCTGCTGCGCTGCCAGCCGCTGTGCGACGGCGGCGATGATCCGGTGCCCGAGCACTTTCATTTTTCCCGCTGCCGGCATCAGGGGGATTCCGTCGACACGCAGTGA
- the dksA gene encoding RNA polymerase-binding protein DksA, producing MAKTTRSSTAAKAQKAKASSGSKAGKSTVAGKGATVKNASRTPAKAASKAVAKTRPKAAAKPASKPAAKKAASKKPVSKPVAKSPASKSPAKKSPAKKSAPVKAPVSKKVATKGAAKKAAVKKAPPARVVAKKPVAGKAVAKSGKPAAGKARSAAKPAKVVAKPAVAAKPAAKPAPKPVAKPAPKAIKSAEKTVAKPAPVAAAKHVSPAPASTLFKGKVASATAMVTPRAETAAHHASSSKKQKTSSSMNKLAAKKLDNGITQEDGRYALSSTTNISLPKGYRPSPDEEYMNPMHLAYFRNKLRDWRDQLVEESRQTMDNLREEVRDVGDEAERATRETENSLELRTRDRYRKLISKIDKALRRIEEGSYGFCEETDEEIGVDRLDARPIATLSLDAQERREHLQKQMGD from the coding sequence ATGGCGAAAACGACGCGTAGTTCGACCGCCGCCAAGGCGCAGAAAGCCAAGGCTTCGTCTGGAAGCAAGGCCGGCAAGTCGACAGTTGCAGGCAAGGGAGCGACCGTGAAGAACGCGAGCAGGACACCGGCCAAGGCGGCGTCGAAGGCCGTTGCCAAGACCAGGCCGAAGGCCGCAGCCAAACCCGCAAGCAAGCCGGCGGCGAAGAAAGCCGCGTCGAAAAAGCCGGTCAGCAAGCCCGTCGCCAAGTCACCAGCCAGCAAGTCACCAGCGAAGAAATCACCGGCGAAGAAGTCCGCCCCGGTCAAGGCTCCCGTGTCGAAGAAAGTCGCCACGAAGGGCGCCGCGAAGAAGGCTGCCGTGAAGAAGGCGCCACCCGCCAGGGTCGTCGCGAAGAAGCCTGTCGCCGGCAAGGCTGTCGCGAAGAGCGGCAAGCCTGCCGCGGGCAAGGCCCGCAGCGCCGCCAAGCCAGCCAAGGTCGTCGCCAAGCCGGCCGTCGCGGCAAAGCCCGCGGCCAAGCCGGCGCCGAAGCCGGTGGCCAAGCCGGCCCCGAAAGCGATCAAGTCCGCCGAAAAGACGGTGGCGAAACCGGCACCGGTAGCTGCCGCAAAACACGTATCCCCGGCACCCGCCAGCACCCTGTTCAAGGGCAAGGTGGCGAGTGCAACCGCCATGGTGACACCGCGCGCAGAAACCGCCGCGCACCATGCCTCTTCCTCCAAGAAACAGAAAACGTCGTCTTCAATGAATAAACTTGCTGCAAAAAAACTCGATAACGGTATCACCCAGGAAGACGGGCGATACGCACTGTCCTCCACCACCAACATCAGCTTGCCCAAGGGTTACCGTCCCTCGCCCGACGAGGAGTACATGAACCCGATGCATCTGGCGTACTTCCGCAACAAACTGCGCGACTGGCGCGACCAGCTCGTCGAGGAGTCGCGTCAGACCATGGACAACCTGCGCGAGGAAGTTCGCGATGTGGGTGACGAGGCCGAGCGCGCCACCCGCGAAACCGAGAACTCGCTGGAACTGCGCACGCGCGATCGTTACCGCAAGCTGATCTCCAAGATCGACAAGGCGCTGCGCCGGATCGAGGAAGGCAGCTACGGTTTCTGCGAAGAGACCGACGAGGAGATCGGCGTCGATCGTCTCGATGCGCGACCGATCGCCACCTTGTCGCTGGATGCGCAGGAACGCCGCGAGCACCTGCAGAAGCAGATGGGCGACTGA
- a CDS encoding SufE family protein, with translation MNAIASTGAEQAQQQIAEEFAFFGDWTERYQYLIDLGKQLPDFPEAHKNDLYRVHGCQSMVWLVPSGDASNMHFEAFSDSAIVSGLLALLLRVYSDRPAAEILATEPNFIGTIGLAKHLSPTRSNGLAATLTKLKEYAKVMASQE, from the coding sequence ATGAATGCCATTGCCAGCACCGGCGCCGAACAGGCGCAGCAGCAGATTGCCGAGGAATTCGCCTTCTTCGGTGACTGGACCGAGCGCTACCAGTATCTGATCGACCTCGGCAAGCAGTTGCCGGACTTTCCCGAGGCGCACAAGAACGACCTCTACCGCGTGCACGGCTGCCAGTCGATGGTGTGGCTGGTGCCCTCCGGCGATGCCTCGAACATGCACTTCGAGGCCTTCAGTGATTCGGCGATCGTGTCCGGCCTGCTCGCCCTGCTGCTGCGCGTCTATTCCGACCGCCCGGCGGCCGAGATCCTCGCCACCGAACCCAACTTCATCGGCACCATCGGCCTGGCCAAGCACCTGTCGCCCACGCGCTCGAACGGCCTGGCCGCCACGCTGACGAAACTGAAGGAGTACGCCAAGGTGATGGCGAGCCAGGAGTGA
- the cysS gene encoding cysteine--tRNA ligase — protein sequence MPISLYNSLTRRTEPFAPLDPERVTMYLCGPTVYNYVHIGNARGPVVFDVLVRLLRRHYPHVVYARNITDVDDKINAAAQQQGVQIDAITNRFAQAYRDDMAGLGVAPPDIEPHATTHIAQIVTMIEALIDGGHAYAAEGHVLFDVGSFADYGKLSGRDPDELIAGARVEVAPYKRNAGDFVLWKPSTLELPGWDSPWGRGRPGWHIECSAMSAAHLGETIDIHAGGVDLLFPHHENEVAQSTCAHGGKVFARWWMHNGMLTFDGRKMSKSLGNVLLVHELLKLHPAEALRLRLLSGHYRQPLDWSEAAIQQATSTLDGWYRVLRDLTDVALPTGELPVPPRIEAALCDDLNTPQALAELSVLADAARQSGSAEAKAALLGGAALLGLLQQSPEAWFRWQPTITATMRLKSPTPNVRLRDGDFTDEQIDERIRERNEARAQKDWKRADLIRNALSDSGIALEDLPGGKVSWHRVRK from the coding sequence ATGCCGATATCGCTCTACAACAGCCTGACCCGTCGCACCGAACCGTTTGCCCCGCTCGACCCGGAGCGCGTGACGATGTACCTGTGCGGCCCCACCGTCTACAACTACGTGCACATCGGCAATGCGCGTGGGCCGGTGGTGTTCGACGTGCTGGTGCGCCTGCTGCGACGGCATTACCCCCACGTCGTGTATGCCCGCAACATCACCGACGTGGATGACAAGATCAACGCCGCCGCGCAGCAGCAGGGTGTGCAGATCGACGCGATCACGAACCGCTTCGCCCAGGCCTACCGCGACGACATGGCCGGGCTCGGCGTGGCGCCGCCCGACATCGAGCCGCATGCCACCACCCATATCGCGCAGATCGTCACGATGATCGAAGCGCTGATCGACGGTGGCCATGCCTATGCCGCCGAGGGTCACGTGCTGTTCGACGTCGGTTCGTTCGCCGACTACGGCAAGCTGTCCGGCCGCGATCCCGATGAACTGATCGCCGGCGCGCGGGTGGAAGTGGCGCCGTACAAGCGCAACGCCGGCGATTTCGTGCTGTGGAAGCCTTCCACCCTCGAACTGCCGGGCTGGGACAGCCCGTGGGGTCGCGGTCGCCCCGGCTGGCATATCGAATGCTCGGCGATGAGCGCTGCGCACCTGGGCGAGACCATCGACATCCACGCCGGTGGCGTCGACCTGCTGTTCCCCCACCACGAGAACGAGGTGGCGCAGTCCACCTGCGCCCACGGCGGCAAGGTGTTCGCACGCTGGTGGATGCACAACGGCATGCTGACGTTCGATGGCCGCAAGATGTCCAAGTCGCTGGGCAACGTGCTGCTGGTGCACGAACTGCTCAAGCTGCATCCGGCTGAAGCCTTGCGCCTGCGCTTGCTCAGCGGCCATTACCGGCAGCCGCTGGACTGGTCCGAAGCCGCCATCCAGCAAGCCACCAGCACGCTCGATGGCTGGTATCGCGTACTGCGCGACCTGACCGACGTGGCCCTGCCGACAGGTGAGCTGCCGGTGCCGCCGCGGATCGAAGCGGCGCTGTGCGACGACCTCAACACGCCCCAGGCGCTGGCCGAGCTGTCCGTGCTGGCCGATGCCGCGCGTCAGTCCGGCAGTGCCGAAGCCAAGGCCGCATTGCTTGGCGGCGCTGCCCTACTCGGCCTGCTGCAACAATCACCGGAAGCATGGTTCCGTTGGCAGCCCACTATCACCGCAACAATGAGATTGAAGTCCCCTACACCCAACGTTCGGCTCCGGGACGGAGATTTTACAGATGAACAAATCGACGAACGTATCCGGGAGCGCAACGAAGCTCGGGCACAAAAAGACTGGAAGCGAGCGGATCTCATACGTAATGCCCTTAGCGATAGTGGTATCGCGCTTGAAGATCTGCCCGGAGGCAAGGTGTCTTGGCATAGGGTTAGAAAATAG
- a CDS encoding glycine zipper 2TM domain-containing protein: MTKLWISALALALLAGGVCAQDVRYANPNNGNNDDNAHYGWADVLRADPVLGVTRTEVPRQECYDQPVVRHEGGNSTAGTVLGAVIGGVLGNTVGKGDGRKAATVAGAVAGGAIGNRTNRGRDYETTQTQCREVSSVSEQRRIIGYDVEYRYRGEVYTSRLSYDPGERLRVRVRVDPAD, encoded by the coding sequence ATGACCAAGCTGTGGATTTCCGCGCTCGCACTTGCCCTGCTGGCGGGCGGCGTTTGTGCACAGGATGTGCGTTACGCCAACCCCAACAATGGCAACAATGACGACAACGCCCACTACGGCTGGGCCGACGTGTTGCGCGCCGACCCGGTGCTGGGCGTGACCCGCACCGAGGTGCCGCGCCAGGAATGCTACGACCAGCCGGTGGTGCGCCACGAAGGCGGCAACAGCACCGCGGGAACCGTGCTCGGCGCCGTGATCGGCGGCGTGCTGGGCAACACCGTGGGCAAGGGCGACGGACGCAAGGCCGCCACCGTGGCCGGCGCCGTGGCCGGCGGCGCGATCGGCAACCGGACCAACCGTGGCCGCGACTACGAAACCACCCAGACCCAGTGCCGCGAGGTCAGCTCGGTCAGCGAACAGCGCCGGATCATCGGCTACGACGTGGAATACCGCTATCGCGGCGAGGTCTACACCTCGCGCCTGAGCTACGACCCCGGCGAGCGCCTGCGCGTCCGGGTACGGGTCGACCCGGCCGACTGA